The sequence below is a genomic window from Nocardia fluminea.
AGACATCTACACCGAGGACCACGAAGCGTTCCGCGGGCTGGCCAGGGAATTCATCGACAAGGAGATCGCACCCCACTATGCCGAGTGGGAGAAGGCCGGGCAGATGCCACGCGAGGTCTTCGAAAAGCTCGGCGCGCTCGGCATTCTCGGCGTCGCCATTCCACCGGAGTACGGGGGAGCGGGCCTGCGGGACTATCGCTACAACGCCGTCCTGCAGGAGGAGGCGGCGCGGGCGCTGGTAACCCTGAGCACGGTGCGCACCCAACTCGATGTCATCCTGCCGTACTTCCTCGAATACGCCGACGAGCGGCAACGCGAACGCTGGTTCCCCGGGCTCGCCGCCGGTACGTTGCTGACCGCCATCGCGATGACCGAACCCGGCACCGGCTCCGACCTGGCCGGGATGCGCACCCACGCCGTTCGCGACGGCGAGGACTACTTGCTCAGCGGCGCGAAGACTTTCATCACCGGCGGCCTGCTCGCCGATCTGGTGATCGTGGTGGCGCGGACCTCGACCGATCCGGAGAACCGGCGAGCGGGTCTGACGCTGCTGGTGGTCGAGGACGGCATGCCCGGATTCGAGCGCGGGCGGGT
It includes:
- a CDS encoding acyl-CoA dehydrogenase family protein, with amino-acid sequence MRRDIYTEDHEAFRGLAREFIDKEIAPHYAEWEKAGQMPREVFEKLGALGILGVAIPPEYGGAGLRDYRYNAVLQEEAARALVTLSTVRTQLDVILPYFLEYADERQRERWFPGLAAGTLLTAIAMTEPGTGSDLAGMRTHAVRDGEDYLLSGAKTFITGGLLADLVIVVARTSTDPENRRAGLTLLVVEDGMPGFERGRVLDKMGCKVQDTVELSFDAVRVPVANRLGAEGEAFGYLGNNLSQERMTVAVGSVAQARAAIGATIDYVKERKAFGTPVASFQNTKFELAAMSAEVEAAQTMVDRAVLDLVEGELSGADAARVKLFTTETQGRVVDRCLQLFGGYGYMSEYPIARLYTDARVARIYAGTSEVMKVIIAKSLGL